A single region of the Candidatus Peregrinibacteria bacterium genome encodes:
- a CDS encoding RluA family pseudouridine synthase, whose amino-acid sequence MSDKITISGNDSEQRLDRYLRKKFPELPLSVIYKYLRQKKVKIIRGEKKFHGKKEDMLQKGDEMHLYFDASQFGGTPKKDVPNFDFVVKSPFFKKNFRIQYEDEYLWIADKLPGIAVHPGTKTPSGKSLIDLFLAYQKSKNPNAIDPKLAHRLDKDTSGLIIIAKNDLVLRKLSALFRDGGVKKQYLALVQGKLPKKSGMIESNLLRTEGSKHTKIQVSSHIESKPSRTFYSVREYSPKLNASLVEVTLDTGRMHQIRVHFASEGHPLAGDDVYGERMWNRKMRDKFGLKRHFLHAYQIAFPHPITHKKIEISSPLPEDLSRILKNFF is encoded by the coding sequence ATGTCAGACAAAATCACTATTTCCGGCAATGATTCCGAGCAGCGTCTCGATCGATATCTCCGCAAAAAGTTTCCTGAGCTTCCACTTTCGGTCATTTATAAATATTTACGGCAGAAAAAGGTGAAGATTATTCGAGGCGAGAAGAAATTTCATGGGAAAAAAGAAGATATGCTCCAAAAAGGAGATGAAATGCATCTCTATTTCGACGCTTCTCAATTTGGTGGAACTCCCAAAAAAGATGTTCCAAATTTCGATTTCGTTGTAAAGAGTCCATTTTTTAAGAAAAATTTTCGAATCCAATATGAAGATGAATATTTATGGATAGCCGATAAACTCCCAGGAATTGCCGTGCATCCGGGGACAAAAACACCATCTGGGAAATCACTTATCGATCTTTTTCTCGCGTATCAGAAATCAAAAAATCCGAATGCAATAGATCCAAAATTGGCACATCGACTTGATAAAGATACTTCAGGACTGATCATTATTGCAAAAAATGATCTCGTACTCCGAAAACTTTCGGCATTATTTCGAGATGGGGGAGTCAAGAAGCAGTATTTAGCACTCGTACAAGGAAAACTTCCGAAAAAATCAGGAATGATCGAATCAAATCTCCTTCGAACAGAAGGATCAAAACATACGAAAATACAAGTTTCTTCTCACATCGAATCAAAACCTTCACGTACGTTTTATAGTGTTCGTGAATACTCTCCAAAGCTGAATGCTTCACTTGTGGAAGTGACGCTCGATACTGGACGAATGCACCAAATCCGCGTGCATTTTGCCTCCGAAGGGCATCCACTTGCTGGTGATGATGTGTATGGGGAGCGAATGTGGAATAGAAAAATGAGAGATAAATTTGGATTGAAACGCCATTTTCTCCATGCGTATCAAATTGCATTTCCACATCCAATTACGCACAAGAAAATTGAGATTTCTTCTCCACTTCCGGAAGATCTCAGCAGAATTCTCAAGAATTTCTTTTGA